Part of the Triticum aestivum cultivar Chinese Spring chromosome 4D, IWGSC CS RefSeq v2.1, whole genome shotgun sequence genome is shown below.
AAGAGGAGAGGTGGAGACAGCCAAAGCAGCTAGGCGTGCACAAATATAAGGCAATCTTAGCGACCTTTTTCCATGTGGAGAGAACTTTGCTAAGATAAGCACGCCGCCACCTGCAATGAATTATTTGCATCGTCTGGTCCCCGTCCTTTGTCTCATCACAGCTGAGAACCAAACACTTCTACAACCATCAATTGTTCAGACCAGAAGTATATAAGATATGTTGTTCTATAATCATCATACATAGTTAGCCTTTTACGGTAGAATTAATATCCCAAGTGTTTTACAGACTAAAGGAGAAACAAATAAATTGTAACAAGAGCTTAAAGCCTCTTTTGATTCAGAAGATTCTAAAAACGcaggaaaggaaaggaaaaaaaacaagaaTCAGCAGAAATTGGATTGGAATGCATGTGTAAAACAAAGGatggaaaaacataggaattttatacAGGAATACTCCACATGGAAAGGTATAATTAGCATGTTATTATGCCACTAAGGATCTCAATCTCATTCTTCATGCGTAGGAAATTAAAAGAGGTCCAAGTGAATTGTAAAATTCCTGCATTTTTTCTCTGAAACTGAAACCAAAGAAAAATCTCCACTATTTTTCCTGTGTTTGCTCCACTATTCTTTTGAACCGAAAGACGCCTAAATATATGAAAAATTTACAGCCATAATAGACTACAATGAAATAATTAGTAAAAGCTCACAAAGAAGGACGAGATACTACATCAAATTATATATGCTCGTATGGAAATAACAAAGGTCATTCCTGGGGTGAACAAAGTAATTTCTAGGGTTGCACGTGCCATATTACTAGTTATGTATAAGCACTGTAATTTAACACCTCAGTTTGTTCCCAACATATGTATAAGCACTTTAGTTTAACTGTTTAACACCTCAGTTCGTTCCCAACATATTTTTTCCCCGTTAAACGGTTCAAGTATCAACCAACTTCGATGCAGTCTGGTCACCCCCTATTTCTTTTCATCGCCTCCAAACTCTGTAGAATTCCCATTCCAGAAGACATTTCTATTATCAGAAGGATCTTGTTCTTCACTGCTTAGAGTGTGAATGTTGCCACCGAACTGTCGGGGCCGCCTTCTCAAGGTATTTCCAGAGCTATGAGTAGTTGTTTGTTGACTTCTATCACCACCAAGAGGTTGGGATTCAGAGCTTGGTCCTGCCAGAGAAGTAATCATAATTTCACTAGTCAGAAGTGGGATATTTTTCATACTACTCTTCAATCACGAAGAATCCAAATAACAGACCAACAAAGAAATATCAGCAGAAGAATCTAAATAAGAAAACATACTGTACTGCTGCGAGCCTTCATTTCCCAGTTGATCAGGATGTGATGGGGTGGGATTTCCTCTCAAGTAGGACAATGGATTCACGTATGATAACGCTGCCCCCAGAAAACCCCAACCACGTGACTTGTCTGAATCCACAGTGCGATCCAGATCACTGGATGGCAGTGACGATTGGTGCCTTGCCACTTTAACAGATTGACGATTTGGAACGACAACAAGGGCCTGGCGGGTTTCAATACCCAGCTCATACAATGTGGTTTCCATATCTGAACAAGAATTTGACAATCAGTTAGATCCAACAATTCAACAGTATGATCTGAAGTTAGTACAATGAAGTATGAGCTTCTAAATAGAAAGTCTTGTATAAAATCACAACATGGATGTTTGTTAAAAAAAGTGATGCAATCTCAGCACACAAGTAAAACACAATGGGACCATACCCGAAACACCTTATTCAAGTTTACATCATTAGAGTCAAATGCCCAGGAAGTTAAAGTTAACCTCAAGAGGGGGATTCACATGCAGAATTTTATTTTGAAGTCTATATGAAAAGAATACTTATCTGAACTAATAGCAAGAAAGAGTTCAAGCATACATGACCAGCTTATGGACCAAATGAAAGCCTTACTTCATAGTTCATACTATCATTCATACCAAGTAGATGGTGCATTAGAATGTGTGGCCGTGTGCAACCAAACgttaagcaaataaatggattaaCACTCTATGCCTATATAGCGCAAGTCCTGGTAATTCATCAGGAAAGTCCTGGTGAAGCAAAACTTCAAGCCAACCTGTGGTGTATATTTAAGCCAAAAAGACACTCGCGTAGATCTTCAAAATGGTACACAAAATATTTAGATATTTCACATGCAAATGATAATAGTATATTCTCACCAAGAATCACTCTGTTCCTACAAGCAAGACATGATTTTTTTTTCCATGTAATTTCTGTAAAACAAGGCTCAACCTCAATTCTTCCATCTGTTTCCTAATTTTACCCCTCCAACGGTCCACACCAATTCATCCACCTGCGTACCCCTTCGACTGGGACGtctcctttttctttccttttcattCCACAGTAACTCCTTGCCTCCCCTATCCTTTCGCCTTCTCCTTTTCTCTTCCACAGCGAGGTTCTTCCTCTTTCCTTTTCTCAATGGCAGACCCAGAAATCCCCAGCAGTGAGGAGAGAGAAGTCTGCTTGTATCGTACTGAGTAGTAGGTACGTAGGTAAGCGTAGATTAATTTGATTAACGAatggttgccccccccccccccccccccccccccccccccccccccccgactcccCCCTAAACGATGTGCTCGAGGCTTGAAGCCCACACGCCCAGCTGCAGATTAATTTGATTGAGGAATAGTACGTACTGCAGCCCATTACTAGTTGGTCAAAACGGCCTGTTTAGTCTAGGGAATCCTCATCGTCTATCCATTGTTTCAGCGCCGAGGCGACACACAACCCTCGCTGCGTGCCTGTCTCTTGGGTAGTTATAGGAGAAGGGCTGGGCGCAGACGGCACTGCATACCCGATCCTGATCGACGGCCGAAGCAGTCACGTTCCGTCCCCGTCGGGCGACCATGGCGATGCTCACGAAAATCCTACAGTCAGTCTCTGCTTCATTGATTTGTATCATACATGTTACAGGTCTACATCAGGCAGCAGCAATTTCATGATTTAGATGAAATTAGTTAGGTTAGTGATTTCTTCTTTTATTCTGGCGTACCAGTATTGCAAATTAGTCATGATGCATTGGTTATATAATTTAGATTTAATTTTTCATAAATTGTGTTTGTATTTGTGTAGTCAAGAAGATGAAAACAGTATATTTTTTGTCTATAAATAACACATTTGATTTTCTGGGTAGTCAAGAACCCGAATTTAAAAAAATACAAATGTAACCTATTTGCGTTGCCCCGCTGATTGTAAGATATATCAAAAGCATTCAATATATCAAAAGCAACTGCCAACTGGTGAGAAGATTGCGTGTGGGCTAATAACTGGAGGGGCAAAATCGTCCAAGCCACAGCAAAAATTGCGCTGCAAGTCGCTGCTTTGGTCTTAGCAAAGGAAGATTTGCGCCTTCCTTTACGGATCGGAAGGAATGGTTAGGATAAGTAATGGTGAAGAGTAGAGGCAGAGGGGAAGAATACCTGATAGTACAAAAATCTATCTACAAAAACTATTACCGCATATATTTTACAAGTTATTTCTCATAAAATTAACTAGTCCTAAGTCTTACTAACTCTGTACCATTTATAAAGCATGCGAGCATTTCAATTTTTCTTCCTATTATGAAGTGTGCCTTGTGAATTTAATGCTAGCTTCTCTCTGCCCAAGTTTATTTACTCTCTTTGCTGGGAATTTATACACAGCTATCAATGATACACATCATTTATCATCATTTCAAAGAAAATGCAATGACACACAACAAATAATTTCCCCCACTGGTAGTAGGAACCACGTTTTGTGCAACATGCAAGCACACTTTTTTATTATAAAGAAGCTTATCATAGATTTCAATCCAGGAGGCAAGTTATTGCTCATTTGCAGCTAATTAACGACTAATAACAAAGAACAAGCCCTCGTCCATGCAAAAACTGAAGACTGAGTTAAGTCCCTTGAAGTAGAGAACTGAATGGGATTGATCTCTGGTCAATATGCAGGATAAAACAAAGCTTTATATTCTAAATATGTCCATAGGTGCAGGGTGAAGATTCAGTACCTTGTTCCGTGAACACTTTTCTAGGATAAAGCATTGCAAGATTATATGATCCAATCCCACTACCTTGGTTTTCATCCACAAAAGTCTTCACCTTCCTTAAAACATCTTCTTTTGTCAGTTTAATCTGCAGGCTAGGTCCATCAGGCATACGAATGGCCAGCTGAATATCATCTTTCTTTGCAGAATCTGTGGTCACTTCAATAGCTCTGCTAGTAGTTGCCTTATCTTGTTCCACAGGCAACTGTGGAGTACTCCTAGTTGGTATGCTAGAAGCTGGCTTGGAGGGAACTTTAGTGCTATTCCCATCCACCATATTCTTCCTTTTTGGCGAAGGTGTACTGCCTGTCTGATTTGGATCTGTGGAACTGTCCACATTTGAGCTTGCTGGAAAATCTGGCAATAGAGCCTGACATGCTGAATCTAGCTTTTCCTCAGCGGTTATGTTGCATGGAGCTGAATCTGATTTTGGGATTTCACTTGTCTTGAGAAGTTCCTGGTGCATATGCAAGCAGTGAGTTATCCCTTCTCTTTCTCATGCACTATACCGAACAAAACTTCATTCAACTGAAAGGTAGCAGACTATGGACAGACAAACTTACAGCATGGCTTGTGCTACTAGGTGGTTGTGCTACCAAATCAGTAGAATTAGCAAACCCACGGACTGCAGAAGACTCTGAGGATTGACCTGATGAATTGGAATGATTTTCTGAAGTAGATGAACCGTCTTCACCAGGCATAGTTGTCGAAGCAGTATTCGCAGGTTCAGACATTCTTGAAGCAAGTGATGCAGCTAACAGGGTTGCCGCTGTCTCCTAAAAAGATCCCAAGTAGCTCGTATTTAGCAAATCTATAGCACTACTGCACTAGTGTGAAGAATAACCCAACAAAGATCATACAGTAACAACTAACAAAATTATAAGATTTCCTATGGTTCCTCTGGAGAGGAAGACCACtcttattttcttttttcaaaCATACTTTTTCCTGTAGTTCAATAAGGAAAGACCAGGTTTGATGTAACAGTACACAAGTAAAAATCTTAAACAATACAAGAATGACGCTTTGTCACTGTTGTTATGGAACCAAAACATCTCAAGCGGAATCTAAGGAGGTCAGATCACCCATGAGTATATTACTGAATTTTAATAAAAGAGTCGCCTATCATCTTAGATTGATTAATATACTTTCTCTGACCCATGCACATGAACATTAATAATACTCCAGATTTGTACCACATATTTTTATTATAGTGATATGATTATAAAGTCATATCATTTGGCATGTGGCAGAATTTAATTTAACTTACGAACTCGACAATTAATTGACCAAAACAAAAGAGACAGGAAGAGGCACTATTTATGTCATACCCTCACCGACATAGTTCTATTTGTTGGTACCAAATAGTGCTTTAAGTAGCACATTATTCTATACAGCAGCTTATCGCTTTGTGCAGCTGTAGTGCCTTTAAGAGTTCGCTATGGCCCGCACGAACCTACTATAGCCCCTATATCATGCAGTGTGTATAATTGCAACCCTGGTTTTTCAATCGTTACCCCAAGATTTGACACAGGGACAATACAAATTATAGTTATTCAAGTAAGTAATTTGCTTAGAGATTGACTGATTAACATCATATAATTGCAATTATACCTAGGCAAGCTGCACCTACCATTTCTCCGGTATCTTATCTAATAGAACTTTCCTGCCATTTGAACTCTGCCACTCAAAGTGATAAAAAGAGTGCAAGTATAGAAATGAATGCAACTGAAAATAACTACGGAACAGGCTTGTAATAAACTTTAACAACAGATCTATATTTTACAGTTTATATACCTGCAGTTGAAGTGCAGCCCAAGCTTTATCAATGCTTTCCTTAAGATCTTCTGGGCTAATATACCCCTCTGCCAGAAGACTCAATTAAGCACTGGTCCAAACTGTCACTTAACGAAAGATAGTTTCCACAAAGAAAATTGGAAGCATAGTTGTATTCATACCATGATTCCATAGCATAGCACCACTCAGTCCAACGACAGATATACTTGGGACAGACTTCTGTGGATCTGATTGAGAAAAAGTCAAGGATGAAACTGCACAACCAAAGTAGAACATTGTGATTATAGATATGAATAAACAAACGGATTCTTCATTAGCTGCAAGACCAGTTCCATGGTTGCTAAGATGAGATACATCATACAAGTACCAAAATAGCTGCGCGAAAAAATGCATGAAATATACTGAAACTATGACAAGTACGAGGGCAGGTATAGACGTATAGCACCCACATTATAACTATAGCAGTGAATAAGCAAATCCAACATGATCAGAAGGACTCTGGGATGGGAACATTAGATGGTTCGTTTTTGTGTTGGCAAGACCTGTATCGTGGGATTCTACTACTGTATGATGTTGGTAGGGTCATAGATCGAACAATGTGGTCTCAAAACCATATGAGTCTAGCTAAAACATATGTATCAACATAAATTAGATACTATGTAGGATTGGGAATGGAAAGGTTCCAATGGATTTGGATCATTTGGCATGGACACATCTCGACAACCATACATGGATTGTACGATATATGTCCGATAATCAATTAGAAGATCAGATGAGACCAAAAAAAAAGGATGATTCATTTCTTCAAACCTCACTAACAAAGTGCCAAAGGCCTAACCACCAAAGTGTAGTAGTACTGCTGGGTTAGTCCGACTACATATAATGCTTGAATTAGGGAATCAAAACAAAGTAACTGAGGACTGGTCATTTTGGGCAAAACAAGAACGATACCCCAAGAGGGCAATATGTAGATCCATCGCACATGAGGACTAGTCTTTACGCGAATTTTTTTTTGTGGTGTTACATAAATATGATACCAACATATTTATGACAGCAAACCATTTCTCTGTTTTTGCCATGGAAATTTTGAAGAACTACTTCAATTCGTGATAAATTATTTTATGTTTTTCTATCAAACCACTAACTCTCCATGATGTCAGTATGATGTGACTAACATGTTTCGCGATCGAAAGGAATTGTGAACTAAGGCTTATAGATGAAGACTGTCAAATATTTAATCTAGAGCTGTAAATCAATAGTATGCTGTCAATCCAGCAGCTAATCCAGAGCAATCATCACCACAGTATGATAACAAATATGTGTGTGCAAGGATACAGATAGCTGAAAATTGAAGCGCATCAACATCGCCTTGTTTTAGTTGCAAGAATATGCAACATCTGCTTATCACTGCAGCCACCTGCGAATACCCCACATAAGCAATTTGCTAATTCAATATGTAAATCCACAACAGAAAATAATCTTCTGTACAAGGAAGGAAGTTTAAGGGAACCCACATGTTCATCAACCAATGTAGACTGTTCCAAACTACTTGAGGTTTCATCTTGACCTGAAATGAAACAATAGATGTCCTGTCAATAGACTGGACTACATTCAAATAGTAGAATATCAGTCCAGACAGGATTGTACTGGATAGTATATTTTCTTTATGCAGAACAATCATGGATATTGCCTGTCATTGTCAGGCTACCAAAAAGGATGACATAGATAGCATATCTACAAGATGTTGAATTCAACAACAAACTCACCTGATATGTAAATTACAAAGAGTTTtttcttccttcttgattgattaATTGCATCTGGAATCGAACCTTTGTACGTCAAGGAATTAATTGTGATTTCCATCTACAGCTAGAGAAAAAGAAAGAGTATGATGACATGGACACGGGATCATGTCCAAATACCAAGAATAGATTAAGAAATGAGAGTTGGCCACATTAATTATTGAAGGATATTTTCGTTACAAACTGTCTCTTAGAGATAGTGAAGTCAACATAATTAGATATTTTGCACACCTTTCTTCTCCCTTTCCTTTTTCTATATTGGTTATGGTTAGGAACTAtaagactacccatagtgggagtaacatagatgacacctaagaagaagaaaagatgatgtggcagctaattaatgaggagagagacaaattgaataacatagctagttactcacactatgagtaacatcacacatatcaaggcaagatgtgtctatagcctaataaatcaagtgttgcatgttaccacacatatgttactccccactatagaggtagtaacatagactagtaacatatgcatgttactagtctaagttactccccactatggatAGTCTAAGGTCTTCCACAATTATGTTACTATGCATAGGGCAATTCACTAGTTGGTCAACAAAAGTTTTCACATGTAACTAAAAGAATCTCCAACAAAAAACACATATACATTTCATTCTAGTAACCAAACACGAGTCAAAATCGCTAGATTTATTACAAGGGGCACGAAAAGGGGTCGAATCATGTTCCCACGGTCTATGCCTCCTAAATGTTCATTTCCACCCTATTAAATGATACGTACATACAAACAAAACAGAGGTGGCAAAGAACATCACAGACTCGTTAAACTTGATTAAAAAGTCGGGGCCAGGCAGGAATATGCGCAGTAATCTAATCGAGGCAAAGCACAGAGGGAGCCAATAACTAAACCCGGACCAGAAAGATAGCTCAAGAACTCAGCGGAACACTGACACTGGTCAACCGGGGATTACCAAGATATATAGGCAGACGGTATTAGAAAGATCGCTCGGGGACAGAGTGGAACTCCAAAGACGCAGAAGGTAGGCGCGTCAAGCACATCACAATTTATCAGAATCGCATGACAGTTGTTGCAAATTCGCGGTTATTCTAATCGACTACCGGAACGGAACTAGGCTCTACCACCAAGAACGGATCGCCGAAAACTATTGGTGAAGAACTCAGCGAGG
Proteins encoded:
- the LOC123096094 gene encoding plant UBX domain-containing protein 11, yielding MEITINSLTYKGSIPDAINQSRRKKKLFVIYISGQDETSSSLEQSTLVDEHVAAVISRCCIFLQLKQGDVDALQFSAIYPQKSVPSISVVGLSGAMLWNHEGYISPEDLKESIDKAWAALQLQETAATLLAASLASRMSEPANTASTTMPGEDGSSTSENHSNSSGQSSESSAVRGFANSTDLVAQPPSSTSHAELLKTSEIPKSDSAPCNITAEEKLDSACQALLPDFPASSNVDSSTDPNQTGSTPSPKRKNMVDGNSTKVPSKPASSIPTRSTPQLPVEQDKATTSRAIEVTTDSAKKDDIQLAIRMPDGPSLQIKLTKEDVLRKVKTFVDENQGSGIGSYNLAMLYPRKVFTEQDMETTLYELGIETRQALVVVPNRQSVKVARHQSSLPSSDLDRTVDSDKSRGWGFLGAALSYVNPLSYLRGNPTPSHPDQLGNEGSQQYRPSSESQPLGGDRSQQTTTHSSGNTLRRRPRQFGGNIHTLSSEEQDPSDNRNVFWNGNSTEFGGDEKK